In Limosilactobacillus sp. WILCCON 0051, a single window of DNA contains:
- a CDS encoding zinc-dependent alcohol dehydrogenase family protein: MEKEESIPAMMHAWAVVKPGPIDGERSPLQFVLKPVPKPKRGEVLVKVLACGVCHTDLHVSEGDLPVHQPNVTPGHEIVGQVVAFGEDTQRFKLGERIGIPWFRHACGVCRFCRSGRENLCPHSCYTGWDHDGGYAEYVTVPEGFAYRIPARFDDLTAAPLLCAGIIGYRAYLRANVPAGGRLGLYGFGGSAHITAQIAIKQGIEVHVFTRGKDAQQFARQLGCASAQGAYDQAPVLLDSAIMFAPAGQMIPKALESLVPGGTLALAGIHMSDMPQMAYQDHLFHEKVLTSVESNTRRDGEEFLTLADRLDIHPRVAEYPLAKADEALRRVKQGDIDGACVLRVGTSE; this comes from the coding sequence ATGGAGAAAGAAGAATCAATTCCAGCAATGATGCATGCCTGGGCGGTTGTCAAGCCGGGTCCGATTGATGGCGAACGATCACCGCTTCAGTTTGTCTTAAAGCCAGTGCCGAAGCCAAAGCGGGGCGAGGTTCTGGTTAAGGTGCTGGCCTGTGGCGTCTGTCATACTGATCTGCACGTCAGCGAAGGCGATCTGCCGGTTCATCAGCCCAACGTCACGCCTGGTCATGAAATCGTGGGGCAGGTTGTGGCGTTTGGCGAAGATACGCAGCGCTTTAAACTTGGTGAGCGCATCGGGATTCCCTGGTTTCGGCATGCCTGCGGGGTCTGCCGCTTCTGTCGCTCGGGCCGTGAAAATCTTTGCCCACATTCATGCTACACGGGCTGGGATCACGATGGCGGCTATGCAGAGTACGTTACGGTACCAGAAGGATTTGCCTATCGAATTCCTGCACGTTTCGATGATCTGACGGCGGCCCCGCTGCTCTGTGCCGGGATCATCGGCTATCGGGCCTATCTGCGTGCCAACGTTCCGGCAGGCGGTCGCTTGGGTTTGTACGGATTCGGCGGTTCAGCGCATATCACGGCGCAGATTGCGATTAAGCAGGGAATTGAGGTTCACGTCTTTACAAGGGGGAAAGACGCGCAGCAGTTTGCTCGTCAGCTGGGCTGTGCCTCCGCGCAGGGTGCCTATGATCAAGCGCCGGTACTGCTTGATTCGGCAATCATGTTTGCACCAGCCGGCCAGATGATTCCTAAGGCTTTGGAGAGTCTGGTGCCAGGGGGAACGCTGGCTTTAGCAGGTATTCATATGAGCGACATGCCGCAAATGGCCTACCAGGATCATCTCTTTCATGAAAAAGTGCTGACCAGCGTTGAGAGCAATACGCGGCGTGACGGTGAAGAGTTTTTGACGCTGGCTGATCGTCTGGATATTCATCCCAGAGTTGCCGAATATCCGCTGGCTAAAGCTGATGAAGCATTGCGGCGGGTTAAGCAGGGCGATATTGATGGTGCCTGCGTCTTAAGAGTCGGGACAAGCGAATAA
- a CDS encoding GNAT family N-acetyltransferase, producing the protein MIDVKQTNELTPPELVTIFKERTRVFVVEQTCYYQEVDDEDYQCFHVRMLDDQTNELMAYARIMPKKDYVTFGRVLVVEKFRRQGLGNQLLKAVLDYISTHFPGLDVEIEAQAYLTKFYGSFGFKQTSEIYLLDNIPHCQMKLAASID; encoded by the coding sequence ATGATTGACGTAAAACAGACCAATGAACTGACGCCGCCAGAACTGGTTACGATCTTTAAGGAACGGACCCGCGTTTTTGTCGTTGAACAGACCTGCTATTATCAAGAAGTCGATGACGAAGACTATCAATGCTTTCACGTGCGGATGCTAGATGATCAGACCAATGAACTGATGGCCTACGCGCGCATCATGCCCAAAAAAGACTACGTAACGTTTGGTCGCGTGCTGGTCGTTGAAAAATTCCGCAGGCAGGGGCTGGGCAATCAGCTGCTCAAAGCCGTCTTAGACTATATCTCAACGCATTTTCCAGGTCTTGACGTTGAGATTGAAGCGCAGGCATATCTAACCAAGTTTTATGGCAGCTTTGGCTTTAAGCAGACATCCGAGATCTACCTATTGGATAATATTCCTCATTGTCAGATGAAACTGGCCGCAAGCATTGATTGA